From the genome of Papaver somniferum cultivar HN1 chromosome 2, ASM357369v1, whole genome shotgun sequence, one region includes:
- the LOC113352093 gene encoding uncharacterized protein LOC113352093: protein MVDKGWMKCPCKYAQYIEGVRSFIEFINRNDGGNTLFSCPCSRCKNGKGLGPLSEISLHLLKYGIISTYTTWRFHGQKLEVEARSHVDNTSNGDVAENVKNVNVGDVVVDPAIGEGENLGGVVEDDGAAIVDDNIRIDSGVHNDAGTRKMKKKESVYERAKEPLYSSCPKGVTTLYASIKLNHIKTQYGFSDNGMTALLDLMNELLPEENILPSKYPEVKKMIQELGMDYIIYDACVNDCVLYWKDHASLVKCHVCHQSRYKKVFNDERKLTTVSQKTVRHFSLITRLKRFYSKPWIAEEMIRHSRAKSDINVMRHPVDSSTWRCADSFSPEFAKEPRNVTLGISTDGFNPNGCFGLAHSCWPVIMCIYSLPPSLCMKREFSLLLLLISGPKAPSKTFDVYLEILVDELKRLWDGVLAFEAFSKLNF from the coding sequence ATGGTTGATAAGGGATGGATGAAATGTCCTTGTAAGTATGCTCAGTACATAGAAGGTGTTAGGTCATTTATAGAGTTTATTAATAGAAATGATGGCGGAAATACCTTATTCTCATGCCCTTGTAGTAGATGTAAGAATGGTAAAGGATTGGGGCCACTTAGTGAAATTTCATTGCATTTGCTTAAGTATGGTATTATTTCTACATACACGACATGGCGTTTTCATGGGCAAAAGTTAGAAGTAGAAGCACGGTCACATGTGGATAACACTAGTAATGGCGATGTAGCTGAGAATGTAAAAAATGTTAATGTAGGAGACGTAGTTGTTGATCCTGCTATAGGTGAGGGTGAAAATTTAGGAGGTGTTGTTGAGGATGATGGTGCTGCTATAGTAGATGACAATATTAGAATAGATAGTGGGGTTCATAATGATGCTGGAActaggaaaatgaagaaaaaggaatctGTCTATGAGCGTGCAAAAGAACCGTTGTATTCATCGTGTCCTAAAGGAGTGACAACATTGTATGCTTCTATCAAGTTGAATCACATAAAGACACAATATGGGTTTTCTGATAATGGTATGACTGCACTCTTAGATTTGATGAATGAGTTGCTTCCCGAAGAGAATATACTGCCATCTAAGTACCCTGAAGTGAAAAAGATGATCCAAGAACTAGGAATGGATTATATAATATATGATGCATGTGTAAATGACTGTGTTTTGTATTGGAAGGATCATGCATCGCTGGTGAAGTGTCATGTTTGTCATCAATCTAGGTATAAGAAGGTTTTTAATGATGAGAGGAAGCTTACTACTGTTTCTCAGAAAACGGTTAGACATTTTTCGTTGATTACAAGGCTGAAAAGGTTTTATAGCAAACCATGGATCGCGGAGGAAATGATTCGGCATTCTAGAGCAAAGTCAGATATAAACGTCATGCGTCATCCCGTCGATTCTTCAACTTGGCGATGTGCAGATAGTTTTTCGCCAGAGTTTGCCAAGGAACCGAGGAATGTTACACTTGGGATATCAACTGACGGTTTCAATCCGAATGGGTGTTTCGGTCTTGCACACAGTTGTTGGCCGGTGATTATGTGTATTTATAGTTTGCCTCCTTCGTTGTGTATGAAGCGGGAattctctttgttgttgttgttgatatcaGGCCCAAAAGCACCCAGTAAAACCTTTGATGTTTATTTAGAAATATTGGTAGATGAGTTGAAGAGGTTATGGGATGGTGTACTAGCATTTGAGGCTTTCAGCAAACTGAATTTTTGA